In the genome of Microcoleus vaginatus PCC 9802, the window CATTATCTAAGAAAGGTTGGTCTTCATGCCAGCCGTGAGTTTGTAAGTAATTTCTCAGTTGATTGAGCTCGATTGTTTCGAGAGTTTGGCTATCTTTTACGGTGACTTTCATGGTTGAACTCCTTGGCTAATTCCCTCCATAATTGACTGAAGGGCGGCGACTGTAAATTGGTTGGTTCTGGGGATGGCGACGGTGACAGCGTTTGTGTTTTGTGTTTTTGGCTTTCCCCGCAGCGAGATCCAATATCCGCACTTTCTGATGCAGAGTTCTGTTTCCGACTGGGTGAACCAGTCTTCCGGTGTTTCCGGGATTAAAACGACAACTAAAATTCGGGGAATGGCGAAGTCATCCATTCTTAAGTCGTCGTAGTTTTTGAGCTTGAGAGGGTAGCGGATGGAGTTATCGTCTTTGATATCTCTTCAGGTAGATTTTAACTGCAATTCTAAGCGAGGTGCTCTAATGGGGCCTGTCCCGCCTTTGGCAGCTACTCCCCAGTCTACGCTGTCATCGTCTACGGAAGGTTTGTAGACGGAATAGCCGGCAACGGTGGTGACAGCTTGCAGGTAGATGTTGCTGAATTGTTCTTTTTGTTGGTTGATGTCCACTTTTTACGTAGCGATTATTCTTGTTAATCTATTTGGTAGGACATTATAGATAAATTCATATCATGTGGGTTGCCAAAAAATTATTAATTCCTTGAATCATCAGATCCACCTGGCTACGATTAAACTCATCAAAATGTCCGTGAGCGGCACTATTCCGAATATCAGCCCAACCTCTAAGCTGCTTAGCTGTTAGTTCATTAAATAAGTTATTTTTTTTCAAGACATCAATCAAAGGGGTGAGTGTTAGGGGTTTACCGTTATTATTGACTCTTGATATGGACGGACTCTGCTTATCACAGAGAGTTCGCAGAGATTTCTCTAAAACAGCTCCAGCTAATACGGCTGCTGGTACATAGTCATATTTACCAGACTGACCCTCTGCTAACAACTGTTCTGCTTGACCCATATAATCTGCGACTATTGCAGCTTCTATCTCAAGTCCCAAATCTCCTAAATAACCTTTTTGAAAGTCCTCTTTCAATCCTTTTAATCTATAAATGTAGGTATTCAATTTATCGGAAGCATCGTAATAACTTTCTGTTTCATCCAATAATTTTCGATGAACACTCCTTGGAGGAATGATTTGATCGAGTAACGATAAATAGTTTAAATACCACCCCTGTAGTTTTTGTCGAGCTTCAAGTTCTTGTTGAGTCAACGGTCTAATTACTTCACCCGGGGCGCTGAACTTAACAGTGGGAATATCTTTAATAACTTTATAAATCCTTTCTCCTTCTTGTATAAGTTCATCAAACCGATCGAGATATTTGTTTAAAATGCTCGGCGGTAGTCTCATTACAATGATGCCTCCCAAAAAAATCCGTATCTTTCATACGAAGCTCGCCCGAGAGAACCTTGCGGAGTAGGGTATCGCGAATGGCTCCAAGTCGGCGCGATTTTGGATAAGAGTTATCTTGACTTCGCACTCTCCCATTTTATCATTGCTCCTCAATTTCCACATCCACCGCTTCTAACTCAGCTTCCAACTGCTCAATCGTCGGCAAACATCATTTCAGGCAAAGCTGTTTCTAAGTCAACACCTAAATTGTCTATAACTTTTGCTCCCCATCCTCGCTGCTGTTGCCTGTTTAAAATATTCCGTCCAATTGGCCAGTAAAGCAACACTAATTCGCAGTTGACAGAAAGTACGGCCCGCACTTGATATTGCACAATAGGTTCCTTAAGTTCTCGCAAAAAATCATGATAATCTTCAGCAATTGACGAACTATCCGCCAGAACCCACCCTCTGCCGATTTTCCCGAATCATCGCCTCTAACTTGGGACTCTCGGCAAATTGCCTCTCCAACTTCGCCGTCAAATGCAGCATCTTCTCGTCCAAACCCTCCTCCTCCTCCTCCCATGCCTCCGCCCCCACATACCTCTCAGGAGTTAAAACATAACACTTACCGTTTTGCTTTTTTGTTGCCTTTTGACTCCGCACCAGTGTTACAACTCTTCTGGAAAGTACATTTGCAGCAAATCTGCCCCGCCCTAACTCAACTAGCCTAACTTCTCCAGAACTTAGCTAAAAAGCACCTAAAGTATGATGCGAAACTCGGGCAATACTCTTATTCTATAAATTCATCGGGCATTAAACCGATATCCACAACCGCCAAGATTTATTGCCAAAAATTAAATCTTTCCGGCGAAAAGTTGCTATTTAATGAATAAGACTTTACAATCCAGCAAGGTAAATGAAACTCTCAATGAGCAGCCCTGCAAGCACGAACCCGAAATGGGTCGCAAGTGCCAAAAAGCAGCAAAAGCTACCTTTTTTAACTCTTTCAACAGCAAAGCATTGGCAAAAAAACCAGGGATCGACGGTTGGCATCTTGGAACGAATGCTTTGCTCGCAATACTACTTGAAATGTATCAAAACTTGTCAGCCAAATTTAGCCCTAACAGATGCCTAGCTGTAACTCTTGCTGCGTAAGGTTTCAGTTTCTAATTAGGCTGGTTTTATTGTCTTTAACTACTTGAGTGAGGATTTGCTCGTATGATTTCGATTTCTACAACTCAATCCGATGTGCTACCTTTGTCTTCGCCAACCCTAACTGCTGCAACCCAAAGCAGTGCGGCTGCTGCAACTGGGGTGTGCGTGACGGTTCACGGTCACTTTTACCAGCCACCCCGGGAAAACCCTTACTTGGACGCGATCGAACGCCAAGCCAGCGCCTCTCCTTCCCATGACTGGAACGAACGCATTGACAAGGAGTGCTACCGCCCGAACGCCTTTGCCCGCATACTCAACGATCGCGGCGAAGTCGCGGGGATCGTGAACAACTACGAGTATATGAGCTTCAACATCGGGCCTACACTGATGAGCTGGCTCGAACGCTATGACCCGGAAGTCTACCAGCGGATTCTGGAGGCCGATCGCAAAAGCTGTAAGCGCCTCAACGGTCACGGCAACGCGATCGCCCAAGTCTACAATCACATCATCATGCCCCTCGCTAACGAGCGAGACAAATACACCCAAATTCGCTGGGGGATCGCAGATTTTCGCTCCCGGTTCAATCGCGATCCCGAAGGAATGTGGCTCGCCGAAACCGCCGTAGACTACGCCACCCTCGAAGTTTTAGTCGCTGAAGGCATCCGCTTCATTGTCTTAGCCCCCTCCCAAGCAGAACGCTGCCGCCCGCTAATCGGGCAAAACCACGAAGGGCAACCAGCGGAAAATTCCGAATGGCACGAAG includes:
- a CDS encoding DUF4145 domain-containing protein, which codes for MRLPPSILNKYLDRFDELIQEGERIYKVIKDIPTVKFSAPGEVIRPLTQQELEARQKLQGWYLNYLSLLDQIIPPRSVHRKLLDETESYYDASDKLNTYIYRLKGLKEDFQKGYLGDLGLEIEAAIVADYMGQAEQLLAEGQSGKYDYVPAAVLAGAVLEKSLRTLCDKQSPSISRVNNNGKPLTLTPLIDVLKKNNLFNELTAKQLRGWADIRNSAAHGHFDEFNRSQVDLMIQGINNFLATHMI
- a CDS encoding DUF1016 family protein, with protein sequence MADSSSIAEDYHDFLRELKEPIVQYQVRAVLSVNCELVLLYWPIGRNILNRQQQRGWGAKVIDNLGVDLETALPEMMFADD